A genomic segment from Patescibacteria group bacterium encodes:
- a CDS encoding pilin, whose protein sequence is MKSRSIIFSIVILTTLSIGIPFAPALADCNVGNFLPPCTCSGQCKLTDFLALGANIMKYAVGILAAVAIGFLINSGFSLITAMGNPEKIDAGKKQLGGTFKGLAMVMMTWLLVSTIIFFATGNSSGLLFSGRGNPWWEFKETQLHEMYLPYEVGENCPARISVPQGESECSFFINLQTCTDTSGLDAQVKATRNCLSLGVCPGGPEMICCDILADPTANPTVGPTCPDADLIKKYITGAPNN, encoded by the coding sequence ATGAAGAGCCGTTCAATTATATTTTCAATAGTTATTCTAACTACACTGTCTATTGGGATTCCTTTTGCCCCAGCTTTGGCAGATTGTAATGTAGGAAATTTTCTTCCACCATGTACTTGCAGTGGCCAATGCAAATTAACAGATTTCTTAGCATTGGGTGCGAACATAATGAAATATGCGGTAGGTATTTTAGCCGCTGTTGCAATAGGTTTTCTGATTAACAGCGGTTTTTCATTAATCACAGCAATGGGTAATCCGGAGAAAATTGATGCCGGTAAAAAACAGCTGGGTGGGACATTCAAAGGACTCGCTATGGTAATGATGACATGGTTGCTTGTTAGCACAATAATATTTTTTGCAACCGGAAATAGTAGCGGTCTTCTTTTTTCAGGTCGCGGTAATCCATGGTGGGAATTTAAAGAAACGCAATTGCATGAAATGTATTTACCATACGAAGTAGGTGAAAACTGCCCAGCGCGTATTTCTGTGCCACAAGGAGAATCCGAATGCAGTTTTTTTATCAATCTTCAAACTTGCACTGATACAAGCGGGCTGGATGCACAAGTAAAGGCCACGAGGAATTGCCTGAGTCTTGGCGTATGCCCGGGAGGACCTGAGATGATTTGTTGCGATATTCTTGCTGATCCTACGGCTAATCCTACTGTTGGACCTACTTGTCCAGATGCGGATCTAATAAAAAAATATATCACAGGAGCACCTAATAATTAG
- a CDS encoding extracellular solute-binding protein, with protein MSKKVIFILGPIVIIAVFVIIFSMLSGSKVNVPAAALTPKTLTYWRVQDSQGNLDPIINSWRSKHPNITIQYRTLRYEEYEQALLEAWAKGVGPDIYSIPNTWVHKYQEFINPVPPATGMAYYSIVKSMGIKEEQKIEYLETPSIQLTQLANNFVDSVYQDVVIADKIYALPYSVDNIALFYNKELLNQAKIPLPPTTYSEFLTDVKKLTKVDSEGNIVQAGTALGGTENIPRASDILFLLMLQSRTTLSEPINFLAPVTGDPLTIPAANALEFYAQFADPNKDVYTWNDELPNALEMFAQGKLAFFFGYSYNIPLINQLSGGRLSYGTTNVPQLNQDLNYANYWVETVAMSSKYSNEAWDFLQYATRAENVVSYLESSGRPTALKALIDVQREDFLLRPFVEQSLVAKNWYHGKKPNLMEEYIADAINSVVDKQLDATIALQLAQNLIQQTY; from the coding sequence ATGTCAAAAAAAGTAATTTTTATATTAGGTCCAATTGTGATAATTGCAGTTTTTGTAATTATTTTTTCTATGCTCAGCGGGAGCAAAGTCAATGTTCCGGCTGCGGCACTGACGCCGAAAACGCTTACTTATTGGCGCGTACAGGACAGCCAGGGCAATCTAGACCCAATCATCAACTCCTGGAGATCAAAGCATCCGAATATAACTATTCAGTACCGTACGCTACGTTATGAAGAATATGAACAGGCATTGTTGGAAGCATGGGCCAAAGGAGTAGGTCCGGACATTTATTCCATACCAAATACCTGGGTACATAAATATCAGGAATTTATTAATCCCGTTCCTCCGGCTACAGGTATGGCTTATTACAGTATAGTCAAATCCATGGGCATTAAAGAAGAACAAAAGATTGAATATCTCGAAACTCCTTCAATCCAACTTACTCAACTGGCTAATAATTTTGTCGATTCTGTTTATCAAGATGTGGTGATCGCGGATAAAATATATGCGCTTCCCTATTCAGTGGATAATATTGCGCTATTTTACAATAAGGAACTTTTAAACCAAGCAAAGATTCCCCTGCCCCCGACCACTTATTCAGAATTCCTTACTGATGTGAAAAAATTGACAAAAGTGGACAGTGAAGGGAATATTGTACAGGCGGGCACTGCATTAGGCGGGACAGAAAATATCCCCCGTGCTTCTGATATTCTTTTTCTTTTAATGTTACAAAGCCGCACAACGTTGAGTGAGCCAATCAATTTTCTTGCACCGGTAACCGGTGATCCACTGACTATTCCGGCCGCTAATGCACTTGAATTTTATGCTCAATTTGCTGACCCAAATAAGGATGTTTATACCTGGAATGATGAACTGCCAAATGCCTTAGAGATGTTTGCCCAAGGCAAATTAGCCTTCTTTTTCGGCTATTCATACAATATCCCGCTAATCAACCAGTTAAGCGGTGGCCGATTAAGCTACGGAACCACAAATGTACCGCAGTTAAATCAGGATTTAAACTACGCTAATTATTGGGTTGAAACAGTTGCTATGAGCTCAAAGTATTCGAATGAGGCGTGGGATTTTCTCCAATACGCAACACGAGCGGAAAATGTAGTAAGTTATTTAGAATCATCTGGTCGGCCGACAGCGCTGAAAGCATTAATTGATGTGCAAAGGGAAGACTTTCTGCTTCGCCCTTTTGTCGAACAATCACTTGTTGCAAAAAATTGGTACCATGGGAAGAAACCAAATCTGATGGAAGAATACATCGCAGATGCGATCAATAGTGTTGTTGATAAACAACTAGATGCGACGATAGCTTTACAACTTGCCCAAAATCTAATTCAGCAAACATATTAA
- the galU gene encoding UTP--glucose-1-phosphate uridylyltransferase GalU, with protein sequence MIKIKKAVIPVAGFGTRFLPATKAQPKEMLPIVDKPSVQYAVEEAVAAGIEDIILITGQNKRAIEDHFDNNFELEASLRKKKKTIKLREIQKISQLANFIYIRQKSPLGNGHAVLCAKSVIGNDPFVVIWPDDLIDSPKNTIKQMIDVYQKYTSPVIGVLQVPDSEIEKYGIIKNKHIKDNVHEMLDIVEKPSLKSAPSNLASLKGYVLGPEIFRILETMKPGKGGEIWLAEAVKKLLPKQSIFACEFKGKVYDVGSKAGWIKANIAYARKRPELKKELKGYI encoded by the coding sequence ATGATAAAAATAAAAAAAGCGGTGATCCCAGTTGCCGGATTTGGTACACGTTTTTTACCGGCCACTAAAGCTCAACCGAAGGAGATGCTACCAATTGTCGATAAACCGTCGGTCCAATATGCTGTGGAAGAAGCAGTTGCGGCAGGGATTGAGGATATTATTCTAATAACCGGACAGAACAAACGGGCGATAGAAGATCATTTTGATAACAATTTTGAGTTAGAAGCAAGTTTAAGAAAAAAGAAAAAAACGATCAAACTTAGAGAGATACAGAAAATATCACAACTGGCTAATTTTATCTATATCCGCCAAAAATCTCCCCTAGGCAACGGCCACGCTGTTTTATGTGCTAAGAGTGTCATCGGTAATGATCCATTTGTAGTTATTTGGCCGGATGACCTGATTGATTCCCCGAAAAATACAATCAAACAAATGATTGATGTTTATCAAAAATATACTTCCCCCGTTATTGGTGTTTTACAGGTACCTGATTCTGAAATTGAGAAATACGGAATTATTAAAAACAAACACATCAAAGATAACGTACATGAAATGCTGGATATTGTTGAAAAACCTTCTCTGAAATCAGCACCATCTAATCTGGCATCTTTAAAAGGATATGTTTTAGGACCGGAAATTTTCCGTATATTAGAAACCATGAAACCGGGCAAGGGGGGCGAAATTTGGCTAGCCGAAGCGGTAAAAAAACTGCTGCCAAAACAATCAATATTTGCTTGCGAGTTTAAAGGTAAGGTATATGATGTTGGTTCAAAAGCCGGCTGGATCAAAGCAAATATCGCTTACGCCAGGAAAAGACCTGAACTAAAAAAAGAGTTAAAAGGATATATATAG